The DNA region ATCTGCACTGATGAGGGAATCCACGCGAGGATGTTTATGTGAGATTGTAATCTCATCGAGTTTTCTTTTGAGCTCAAAAAACTCCTCGTCCTTAAAGCCCGAGCCCACCTTACTTATTGTCTTAAATGTATCGGAGTGAGGCTCATAAACCGCACCTAAGAGTGCACCAATACCAAACCTTGCCCTTGCCCCTTTTCCCCTAAAATAACCTACTATGCAGACATCCACAGTGTCTGCAAGCTCTCCCCTATAGCTTCTCTTTAGCTTTATCCAGTTAAAGTTCCTTGCTCCTGCCGTGTAAGGGGAATCGAGCCTCTTTGCAATGATTCCCTCAAGCCCCCTTTCTATGGAGTTCTCAAAGAAACTGTAGATTTCTTCATGCTCATCCGTGACGACCATCTCGGCAGGCTCTATAACAGGGTTTTTCTCGATAAGGGACTCAAGTCTTTTTCTTCTCTCTATATAGGGCTTTTCCGTATAGTCTTCTCCGTCCTCATAAATCAGCTCGAATGCAAAAAACTTAAGAGGGCATTCTTTCCTTAGCTCTTCGATTCCATGCTTTCGTTTTCTCTGTATGGTTATCTGAAATGGCAGAAGCTCGCCTGTTGCCTCGCTAAATGCAAGGGCTTCTCCCTCGAATATTGCCTTTTTTGCAAGGAAATGGGTTTTTGTTGCCTCTATTATCTCAGGAAACATATGGGTTGTGCGCTCGAGGTTTCTCGAGAAGACCTCGACCCTGTCTCCGTCTTTATGCACCTGACATCTAAATCCATCGTATTTTGCCTCTATAGCGGCTTTGCCGATTTTTTTGATTATATCCTCTCCTGAAGGAAGCCTCTCACAAAGAGCCATCCTGATTGGATAGCCAACATTAACCTTGAATTTTCTTATTGCGGATATGCCTCTGCCTTTAAGAGTCTTTGCAATAAGACCTAAATCAGAGCAGAGATTATATGCCCTTTCAAGCTCAACCCTCAATGCCCTGTTTCCTTCGGAAAGGGCTAATGCTTCAAGCACAGTCGGCTCTCCTATGCCAAGCCTGAGTCTGCCTATGACGAACCTTGCTATGTATTTAGCCTCCTTTGAAGATACCCCTTTTAGGAGATTGCTCAGGAGCCCGATTTTCTTTTCAACAGAGCCTG from Nitrospirota bacterium includes:
- a CDS encoding ATP-dependent DNA ligase, translating into MKFLTLTGYLERLEATTKRLIMFEILSELFKEASSEDIDKIIYISQGILLPAFYGIEIGMSEKLLIRALSEAGDVSTKKVEELFSKSGDLGLTAESLIKGKGGLTVKDVYEELMDIARTSGAGSVEKKIGLLSNLLKGVSSKEAKYIARFVIGRLRLGIGEPTVLEALALSEGNRALRVELERAYNLCSDLGLIAKTLKGRGISAIRKFKVNVGYPIRMALCERLPSGEDIIKKIGKAAIEAKYDGFRCQVHKDGDRVEVFSRNLERTTHMFPEIIEATKTHFLAKKAIFEGEALAFSEATGELLPFQITIQRKRKHGIEELRKECPLKFFAFELIYEDGEDYTEKPYIERRKRLESLIEKNPVIEPAEMVVTDEHEEIYSFFENSIERGLEGIIAKRLDSPYTAGARNFNWIKLKRSYRGELADTVDVCIVGYFRGKGARARFGIGALLGAVYEPHSDTFKTISKVGSGFKDEEFFELKRKLDEITISHKHPRVDSLISADTWVLPRYVVTVTADEITRSPSHTAGMDKEGIGYALRFPRAVGFLRDDKNPEDANTVKEIEELFKMQRKVKVS